In uncultured Desulfuromonas sp., the genomic stretch GATAGCCCCACTCCCAGTAAACATTGACGGGGAAATAGCGCCACCCCTTCTGGCCGGCAACCGTTACAGGCTGCACAAAACACAACACAACGCTGGCCTCATAAACGCTTTCATCAAGAGGGACACCTTCCGGTTTCACTGCATACAGGCGCAAAGGGCGCTCAGAATTCCAATGCTGTTCAATGAAATCCGCTGCAGCGGCAATATTGTTATGAAACGTCAGGCAGGGATACATGGCCGCATCCTTGCCTTGCAACCAGGAGGGATCAGCGCCAAGGAGATCAACGCCAACAGCCATCTGTTGCTCAGCGCTCTCTGCCAGTTCCTGTGCATTCAGTCCACAACGGCTGACAAGCTGTTGCCAGCGGGCGGCATCCAGTGATGGTGGCAGCTCCACACTCTGGCCACCTCCAGAACAACCAGGAGCCGGAGCGTCAGGCAGATGCGCGCGACGCCGTCCGGCAATATAACTGACAACCCCACCCAAGAGACATAAGATCACGGCACTCCAGATCAGATAGGCAAACCACTGCATCGGCGTCCTCCTTTATCATTCAATACAAGACCTTCAAAATCATGAAACCCAAAACCCGTTGCACATCAACACATTGGACGATGACACAACAAAACCGGACACTAGCAAATTGTCTACGGTTGAGCAATGCAATTTCCTTGCACACCGGGGCGCTTTCTGACAATATGCAGCGCGACCCGTTCCACAGGCTGTTGACAAAATGTGTTCGACAGCGCTGTGTATTCATTTCAATCCAAAGCACGGAAGGTTTCTCATGCTGACAACCCGGGATCAGCAGGCGGTTTTCCTGCTGGCGCATGTCGTTATTCGTGATCGTAATCTGTCAGTGGCGGCATTGAAAAGCGGTCAGGACATTCACCATCGCACCCCTGGTCGGCCAACCATGTTGGACTGGGCGATGGACTACATCCTGACACTGCCCGATGACATGGGAGATCAGGAGTTGCTCCACAATCTGCACCTGAATCCATCGCATCAGTGGACACCGGAACAGGCCCGACGCGTCGCTACCGTACATAAAAGTTTTTACCAGCGCCTCACCGATCAACGTATTTACGCCATCGGCGTAAAATGGCTGAACTCTCAAGGCCGGTTGATCCTCCAGCAATATGCACTGAGTCAGGCTTCTGCACAGACCTGCCAGTAATTTTCAATAAATCGAGCAACACAACACGCAAAACGGTTATGAACTACCAAAACGTTTATATTAACGCCATCAATTACGAACTTCCGCCGGTAGTCGTCTCCTCACAGGAGCTTGAACATCGCCTGGCACCGTTGTATGAGGCGCTGCATATGCCTCTTGGGCAGCTCCAGGCCCTCACCGGCATTCGCGAGCGGCGCTGGTGGCAACCGAACACCCTGTTGTCACAAGGTGCGATTGCTGCCGGACACAAAGCACTCACCGCAGCAGATGTCCCGGCTGAGGCGATCGGCGCCATCACCTATGCCGGTGTGTGCCGCGAATTGTTTGAACCGGCGACCGCCTGCCGGGTGGCCGATGGCCTGGGTATTGGTGGCGAAGCCCTGATTTACGACACCAGCAATGCCTGCCTTGGGGTTCTCAACGGCATCCTCGATATGGCCAACCGCATTGAACTCGGCCAGATTCGCGCCGGGATAGTTGTGTCGTGTGAGAGTGCTCGCGAACTTAACGAGGTGACCATTCGCCGTATGCTTAAAGAACAGGATATGGCGCTGTTTTCCCGCTCTGTCGCTACGTTGACCGGCGGCTCTGGGGCCGTAGCCGTACTGCTGACCGATGGCTCGTTCAACAGTCCGCAGTCGCATAAACTGCTTGGCGGGGTCGCGTTGGCGGCACCACAACATCACCACCTGTGCCGCTGGGGAGTTGAGGAAACGGCTCAAGATCAGCTGCGTCAGTTTATGAATACTGATGCCGTAGCTGTGATGAACAATGGCGTACAACTGGGCCTCGATACGTGGAAAAAGTTTTTGCCGACCATCGGCTGGAGTGAAACGGACATCGATCGTGTTATCTGCCACCAGGTCGGCTCCGCCCACCAGACCACCATTCTCAAGACCCTGGATATTGATGTTCGCAAAGACTTCACCACCTTTGAGTTTCTCGGCAATATCGGCACGGTGTCACTACCGATCACCGCAGCCATTGCCGCTGAGCGCGGTATCCTTAAAGCCGGTGACCGGACGGCCCTGCTGGGAATCGGCAGCGGCCTGAACTGCATGATGCTGGGAGTACAATGGTGAAACGACTGCTGCCTTTTCAAGGAAACACGCTGACTCTGGCCAACAATCTGCGTTACCACTATCTGGATGAGGGCCAGGGAGATCCTGTCGTCATGGTACACGGCAACCCGAGCTGGTGTTACTATTACCGTCATCTGGCGGTTGCGTTGTCAGCGAGCCACCAGGTCATTGTTCCAGACCATATCGGCTGCGGCCTGTCGGATAAACCCGACGACTCTCGCTACCGTTACACCCTTGAACAGCGTATTGACGATCTCGAAACCCTGTTGGACCATCTCCAGATCAAAGAAAACATTACCCTGGTGGTTCACGATTGGGGCGGCATGATTGGCATGGCCTATGCCACCCGCTACCCAGAGCGGATCAAGCGCTGCGTCGTGCTCAACACCGGAGCCTTTCACCTGCCACCCTCCAAACCGCTGCCAAAAGCACTGAAACTGTGTCGCGACAGCAAACTTGGCGCATTTCTGGTGCGCGGGTTCAACGCCTTCAGCCGTGGCGCAGCCTGGGTCGGCTGCAAGATCAATCCCATGCCACCGGCCCTGCGTGCCGCTTACATGGCCCCGTACAATACCTGGAACAATCGCATTGCCACCTTGCGCTTTGTTCAGGACATTCCTCTTGACCCATCAGACCGTGCCTATGCCGAAGTCAGCCGGGTCGCGGACAATCTCCACCTGCTGGCGGACAAACCCATGTTTATCGGCTGGGGTGAAAAAGACTTCGTTTTTGACCACCATTTTCTTGCCGAATGGCAGAAACGGTTTCCCAACGCCCAGTATCATACCTGGCCACGTGGCGGCCATTACATCCTTGAAGATGTCGGCGACGAACTGATCCCATTGATCTGCCGATTCATTCAGGAAACAAAGTGACATAAGAAACCATGATGGATTGTGACCTGACCGAAAACCTTGCCATTCATCTGACTCGTCGTGCCGAACAACAGCCTTATACGGCGGCGGTTATTTTTCCAGAGGGGCGCGACCGTGATGGTCACGTCAGCTATACCCACCTCACCTATCAACAGCTCGAACAACAAAGCAACCGCATTGCCTGCGCATTGAGCCAATACGGCGTTCGCTGTGGTGACCGCACGGTCCTGATGGTGAAACCGAGTCTGAATTTCTTCTCGCTGACCTTTGCCTTGTTCAAATTGGGCGCTATTCCAGTGCTTATCGATCCGGGCATGGGTGTTAAAAACATCAAGCAGTGTCTGGAAGAGGTACAGCCGGACGTATTCATCGGCATCGACAAAGCCCATGTGGCGCGCCTGCTGCTCGGCTGGGGAAAAAAGTCGCTGCGCCTGGCCATCACCACCGGCATTTCACTGCGCTCGACAGTGCCGACGTTGCGCACGTTAGTACAGAGAGTTGCCGAGGCGGTACCATTCACCGCCCACCAACCGCAGAAAAATGAAACGGCTGCGATCCTGTTCACCAGTGGCAGCACCGGTCCCCCCAAAGGGGCGATCTACACCCATACCAACTTCAATGCCCAGATTGCCGCCCTCAAACAGCTGTATGCCATTGAACCGGGCGAGATCGACCTGTGTACCTTTCCGCTGTTTGCTTTGTTTGCTCCGGCTCTTGGCATGACGGCAGTGATTCCCGACATGGATGCCACCCGTCCGGCCCAGGTCAATCCGCAACGCATTTTTGAAGCTATTGATAACTTCGGCGTCACCAATATGTTCGGCTCTCCGGCCCTGCTGCGGCGTGTCGCTCAACAGGGTCTGCTCCAGCACAAACAGTTGCCGACCCTTAACCGGGTGATTTCCGCCGGAGCGCCGGTGCCGGCAACAGTGCTTGAGCAGTTCACCTCAATGATGGCGCCCGAAGCAAAAATCTACACCCCTTACGGAGCCACCGAATCACTGCCGGTCTGTTCAATTGACAGCACCACGTTGCTGGGAGAAACCCGTTATCTGTCGGATCAGGGCAAGGGAACCTGCGTCGGTCAAGCCATTATCGATGTGCAGATCATTGCCATTGATGATGAGCCCATTGAACATTGGACAGAGGATCTGACCGTCGCGGATGGCGTTATCGGCGAAATCTGTGTACGCGGTCCC encodes the following:
- a CDS encoding 3-oxoacyl-ACP synthase III, which translates into the protein MNYQNVYINAINYELPPVVVSSQELEHRLAPLYEALHMPLGQLQALTGIRERRWWQPNTLLSQGAIAAGHKALTAADVPAEAIGAITYAGVCRELFEPATACRVADGLGIGGEALIYDTSNACLGVLNGILDMANRIELGQIRAGIVVSCESARELNEVTIRRMLKEQDMALFSRSVATLTGGSGAVAVLLTDGSFNSPQSHKLLGGVALAAPQHHHLCRWGVEETAQDQLRQFMNTDAVAVMNNGVQLGLDTWKKFLPTIGWSETDIDRVICHQVGSAHQTTILKTLDIDVRKDFTTFEFLGNIGTVSLPITAAIAAERGILKAGDRTALLGIGSGLNCMMLGVQW
- a CDS encoding alpha/beta fold hydrolase; its protein translation is MVKRLLPFQGNTLTLANNLRYHYLDEGQGDPVVMVHGNPSWCYYYRHLAVALSASHQVIVPDHIGCGLSDKPDDSRYRYTLEQRIDDLETLLDHLQIKENITLVVHDWGGMIGMAYATRYPERIKRCVVLNTGAFHLPPSKPLPKALKLCRDSKLGAFLVRGFNAFSRGAAWVGCKINPMPPALRAAYMAPYNTWNNRIATLRFVQDIPLDPSDRAYAEVSRVADNLHLLADKPMFIGWGEKDFVFDHHFLAEWQKRFPNAQYHTWPRGGHYILEDVGDELIPLICRFIQETK
- a CDS encoding fatty acid CoA ligase family protein; translated protein: MMDCDLTENLAIHLTRRAEQQPYTAAVIFPEGRDRDGHVSYTHLTYQQLEQQSNRIACALSQYGVRCGDRTVLMVKPSLNFFSLTFALFKLGAIPVLIDPGMGVKNIKQCLEEVQPDVFIGIDKAHVARLLLGWGKKSLRLAITTGISLRSTVPTLRTLVQRVAEAVPFTAHQPQKNETAAILFTSGSTGPPKGAIYTHTNFNAQIAALKQLYAIEPGEIDLCTFPLFALFAPALGMTAVIPDMDATRPAQVNPQRIFEAIDNFGVTNMFGSPALLRRVAQQGLLQHKQLPTLNRVISAGAPVPATVLEQFTSMMAPEAKIYTPYGATESLPVCSIDSTTLLGETRYLSDQGKGTCVGQAIIDVQIIAIDDEPIEHWTEDLTVADGVIGEICVRGPQVTSGYFNREQSNKRSKIFVEDGSFYHRMGDVGYRDDQGRIWFCGRKDHRVEHNGETLFSIPCEAVFNTHGDVFRTALVGLGSRPNQRAVLCVELNPGIGKERHDSIRQQLRDIQNNYPHTQAIDTILFHPRFPVDIRHNAKIFREKLAVWAAKEVS